A genome region from Brassica oleracea var. oleracea cultivar TO1000 chromosome C2, BOL, whole genome shotgun sequence includes the following:
- the LOC106322699 gene encoding protein ALWAYS EARLY 1-like, translating to MGPSRTSKSVYKRSNKEPSPEKELRNSSKTKPRKKRLTDKLGPQWAKVELERFYDAYRKHGRDWKKVAAAVRNNRSVDMVEALFNMNRAYLSLPEGTASVVGLIAMMTDHYSVIEESESEEEEEGHGASGVSVKYQKRKLAKLSSIDFRQEVIPPHSVASAEGCLPFLKLTQAYGIERRAAGKRTPRFPVPSEYEREEREGCMPPSKRAKKQLEAHDDDTLALAMANAVRRGEGSPYRRAEVNGSTSNGKMSQAKEAQSKHGASSMVRNVVRISRDRRHIKAAPGGALLVNTEGAGTVEKGKNVRFEEAEGAASNDSGEAGSANEGFKSGDEFEALQALAALSGLLSPDELKESESNPQLKEDRIGNNVDEKPNTPETFVRSYHRRKSKQAAPEDSLILPVSPADANAVSIGEPGTSKRKRKTLHDKESAEDDNLKTMFKARRADQSPPKRLKTAKTAEESSSPSDKKITEPDAVVSATQVSGPGPASLRQRPPNRRKMSLKKSLRERAKISETTHEKPHSCKKELLKEQVSTCLSCPLVRRRCIYEWFYSAIDYPWFAKMEFIDFLNHLGIGTPRLTRLEWSVIKSSLGRTRRFSEKFIQEERDKLKQYRESARKHYTELRTGAREELPRDFAQPLSVGNRVIAIHPKTREVRDGKILAVDHNKCNVLFDDLGVDSVMDIDIMPLNPLEYMPYGLMRQIESKEVELNRHPSSDKSALFPPHVLENIDFSMLPPEKQNDRDKRVKTDQSYNIANDNARQGENQRALMLEYASDAEEMEPEMLGIVSGSRSIAQAMVDAAMKAASLVKDDKDKRNVVLQALDSMDEHHQALNYSVVSGIKHQDQTNGSFEHHHQSWSPSNTEGLMASELIASCLSTWLMIQRCTEKQYPPADVAQVMEIAVRSLEPRCPQNMPIYRDIQTCMGWITNQIMFLVKT from the exons ATGGGGCCCAGTAGGACGTCAAAGAGTGTGTACAAACGTTCCAACAAAGAACCTTCTCCTGAGAAAGAGTTAAGGAACTCTAGCAAAACCAAGCCAAGA AAGAAGAGATTGACTGATAAGCTGGGACCTCAGTGGGCGAAAGTAGAGCTTGAGCGTTTCTATGACGCGTATCGGAAACATGGCAGAGACTGGAAAAAG GTAGCTGCTGCAGTGAGGAATAACCGGTCTGTTGACATGGTGGAAGCTCTTTTTAATATGAATCGG GCATATTTATCTCTGCCCGAGGGAACTGCTTCTGTCGTTGGCCTCATTGCAATGATGACTGATCATTACAGCGTCATA GAGGAGAGCGAAAGTGAAGAAGAAGAAGAAGGCCATGGTGCTTCTGGAGTATCGGTTAAATATCAGAAGCGCAAACTTGCTAAACTTTCGTCGATTGATTTTCGACAAGAAGTTATTCCACCACATTCAGTTGCATCAGCGGAAGGCTGCCTCCCATTTCTGAAGCTGACACAAGCTTATG GAATAGAGCGACGTGCCGCTGGTAAACGTACACCTCGGTTTCCTGTACCAAGTGAATACGAGAGGGAAGAGAGAGAAGGTTGTATGCCACCAAGTAAAAGAGCCAAGAAGCAACTTGAGGCCCATGACGATGATACACTAGCGCTAGCAATGGCAAATGCAGTGAGAAGAGGAGAAGGATCACCATATAGAAGAGCAGAAGTCAATGGCAGCACTTCAAATGGAAAAATG TCACAAGCAAAGGAAGCTCAATCCAAGCACGGTGCAAGCTCCATGGTTAGGAATGTGGTGAGAATAAGCCGAGACAGAAGGCATATAAAGGCAGCGCCTGGTGGAGCTTTGTTGGTGAATACGGAAGGGGCTGGTACCGTGGAGAAGGGGAAAAATGTGAGATTCGAAGAAGCAGAAGGAGCTGCTTCTAATGACAGCGGAGAAGCAGGCAGTGCCAATGAGGGATTCAAATCTGGAG ATGAATTTGAAGCTCTGCAAGCATTGGCTGCATTGTCAGGTTTACTGTCTCCTGACGAGTTGAAGGAATCAG AATCAAATCCACAGTTGAAAGAAGACAGAATAGGTAATAACGTGGATGAGAAACCTAACACTCCGGAAACCTTTGTCAGAAGCTATCACAGACGAAAATCAAAACAAGCAGCACCAGAAGATAGTCTTATCCTTCCAGTTTCACCTGCTGATGCTAATGCTGTTTCCATAGGGGAACCTGGCACTTCAAAAAGAAAACGTAAAACTCTACATGATAAG GAATCGGCTGAAGATGATAATTTGAAGACTATGTTCAAAGCGAGACGTGCTGATCAAAGTCCACCAAAGCGGCTGAAAACTGCAAAAACCGCGGAAGAATCTTCTTCACCTAGTGATAAGAAAATAACTGAACCGGATGCAGTAGTGTCAGCTACACAAGTTTCAGGTCCGGGTCCAGCGAGTTTGCGGCAGAGACCACCAAACAGGCGTAAGATGAGTTTGAAGAAGAGTTTACGAGAGAGAGCTAAAATTTCTGAAACCACTCATGAGAAGCCACATAGTTGCAAGAAAGAGTTATTAAAG GAGCAAGTCTCGACTTGTCTGTCGTGTCCATTGGTACGTCGAAGGTGCATATATGAATGGTTCTACAGTGCAATTGACTACCCCTGGTTTGCAAAGATGGAGTTCATTGATTTTCTAAATCATTTGGGGATTGGTACTCCAAGACTTACTCGTCTTGAATGGAGCGTCATTAAAAG TTCTCTTGGTAGAACTCGGAGGTTCTCTGAGAAGTTCATACAGGAAGAGCGGGACAAACTCAAACAGTATCGTGAATCTGCGAGAAAGCATTACACAGAGCTACGCACAGGTGCAAGGGAAGAGCTTCCTAGAGATTTTGCTCAGCCTTTATCAGTGGGGAACAGAGTCATTGCCATCCATCCTAAAACACGTGAAGTTCGTGATGGCAAGATTCTTGCTGTTGATCATAACAAGTGCAACGTTCTGTTTGATGACTTGGGCGTCGACTCAGTTATG GACATTGATATCATGCCTTTAAATCCGTTGGAATACATGCCATACGGTCTGATGAGGCAAATCGAAAGCAAAGAAGTAGAGCTTAACAGACACCCAAGCTCTGATAAATCTGCTCTGTTCCCTCCTCATGTACTTGAAAATATCGACTTTTCCATGCTTCCTCCTGAGAAACAG AATGATAGGGACAAGCGAGTCAAAACTGATCAATCATATAACATAGCTAATGACAACGCAAGACAAGGTGAAAATCAACGAGCTCTGATGTTGGAGTATGCTTCAGATGCAGAG GAAATGGAGCCAGAAATGCTTGGAATAGTTAGTGGTTCAAGGTCAATAGCACAAGCAATGGTGGATGCAGCTATGAAG GCTGCATCTTTGGTAAAGGATGACAAAGACAAAAGGAATGTGGTTCTACAAGCTTTAGACTCAATGGATGAACATCATCAGGCATTAAATTACTCCGTAGTGTCTGGTATAAAGCATCAAGACCAAACCAATGGCAGCTTTGAGCATCATCATCAAAGCTGGTCTCCCTCAAACACTGAAGGTTTGATGGCTTCAGAGCTTATCGCCTCTTGTCTTTCAACTTGGCTCATGATTCAG AGGTGCACAGAGAAGCAGTACCCACCAGCTGATGTAGCTCAGGTGATGGAGATAGCAGTGAGAAGCTTGGAGCCAAGGTGTCCCCAGAACATGCCCATCTACAGAGATATTCAGACTTGCATGGGGTGGATCACGAATCAAATCATGTTTCTTGTAAAAACATGA
- the LOC106324772 gene encoding cyclin-H1-1 isoform X1, whose amino-acid sequence MADFQTSTQRAKWIFTPQKLVNHIEERYKAANQRAVQLLEKCGTTQVEVDASGSLTYPTQKVDAGGDQGDNKLKPLSVDEERFMRAFYEAKVQEVCSAFEFPHKIQATALQYFKRFYLQWSVMQHHPKEIMLTCVYAACKIEENHVSAEEIGKGIKQDHHVILKYEMAVLQSLEFDLIVYAPYRAIEGFVSNMEEFLQARDDEIQKLESLLKAATAEADKVMLTDAPLLFPPGQLALAALRIANGVLEVVDFDRYLENIVSQPNSEHTTSELIKLLDEIEYLVKNYKYPSEKDMKHINRKLKSCLGHSSSHDESKKREKRSKHKSHRNSSDTPKGPPIG is encoded by the exons ATGGCGGATTTCCAGACATCAACTCAACGAGCCAAGTGGATCTTCACTCCCCAGAAACTAGTAAACCATATA GAAGAGAGATATAAAGCTGCTAACCAGAGGGCAGTGCAATTGCTAGAGAAG TGTGGAACGACCCAAGTTGAAGTAGATGCTAGTGGATCACTAACTTATCCCACGCAGAAAGTTGATGCAGGAGGAGATCAAG GTGATAACAAGCTTAAGCCTTTGAGTGTTGATGAGGAACGGTTCATGAGAGCTTTTTATGAGGCAAAGGTCCAAGAAGTCTGCAGTGCCTTTGAGTTTCCTCACAAGATTCAG GCAACAGCTCTCCAATACTTTAAAAGGTTTTATCTGCAATGGTCTGTTATGCAACATCATCCCAAAGAAATAAT GTTAACCTGTGTGTATGCAGCATGTAAAATAGAGGAGAATCATGTATCTGCTGAGGAGATAGGGAAGGGGATTAAACAAGATCACCACGTCATTCTCAAGTATGAGATGGCTGTTCTTCAG AGTTTGGAATTTGATCTGATTGTCTATGCACCATATCGTGCAATCGAAGGCTTTGTCAGCAACATGGAG GAATTTCTTCAAGCTAGAGATGATGAAATCCAAAAACTGGAG AGTTTGCTCAAAGCAGCAACAGCAGAAGCCGATAAAGTTATGCTCACAGATGCTCCACTCCTCTTTCCTCCTGGCCAG TTGGCGTTGGCTGCTTTGCGTATTGCAAATGGGGTTCTTGAAGTGGTTGACTTTGATAG GTACCTAGAGAACATTGTTTCTCAACCGAACTCTGAGCACACGACTTCAGAGCTCATAAAATTACTTGATGAAATTGAATATTTG GTAAAGAACTATAAGTACCCAAGTGAAAAGGACATGAAGCATATCAACAGGAAGCTAAAATCTTGTCTAGGACATAGTTCTTCACATGACGA GAGTAAGAAACGGGAGAAGAGATCGAAGCACAAGTCGCATAGGAACTCCAGTGATACACCAAAGGGTCCACCGATAGGTTGA
- the LOC106324772 gene encoding cyclin-H1-1 isoform X2 has protein sequence MADFQTSTQRAKWIFTPQKLEERYKAANQRAVQLLEKCGTTQVEVDASGSLTYPTQKVDAGGDQGDNKLKPLSVDEERFMRAFYEAKVQEVCSAFEFPHKIQATALQYFKRFYLQWSVMQHHPKEIMLTCVYAACKIEENHVSAEEIGKGIKQDHHVILKYEMAVLQSLEFDLIVYAPYRAIEGFVSNMEEFLQARDDEIQKLESLLKAATAEADKVMLTDAPLLFPPGQLALAALRIANGVLEVVDFDRYLENIVSQPNSEHTTSELIKLLDEIEYLVKNYKYPSEKDMKHINRKLKSCLGHSSSHDESKKREKRSKHKSHRNSSDTPKGPPIG, from the exons ATGGCGGATTTCCAGACATCAACTCAACGAGCCAAGTGGATCTTCACTCCCCAGAAACTA GAAGAGAGATATAAAGCTGCTAACCAGAGGGCAGTGCAATTGCTAGAGAAG TGTGGAACGACCCAAGTTGAAGTAGATGCTAGTGGATCACTAACTTATCCCACGCAGAAAGTTGATGCAGGAGGAGATCAAG GTGATAACAAGCTTAAGCCTTTGAGTGTTGATGAGGAACGGTTCATGAGAGCTTTTTATGAGGCAAAGGTCCAAGAAGTCTGCAGTGCCTTTGAGTTTCCTCACAAGATTCAG GCAACAGCTCTCCAATACTTTAAAAGGTTTTATCTGCAATGGTCTGTTATGCAACATCATCCCAAAGAAATAAT GTTAACCTGTGTGTATGCAGCATGTAAAATAGAGGAGAATCATGTATCTGCTGAGGAGATAGGGAAGGGGATTAAACAAGATCACCACGTCATTCTCAAGTATGAGATGGCTGTTCTTCAG AGTTTGGAATTTGATCTGATTGTCTATGCACCATATCGTGCAATCGAAGGCTTTGTCAGCAACATGGAG GAATTTCTTCAAGCTAGAGATGATGAAATCCAAAAACTGGAG AGTTTGCTCAAAGCAGCAACAGCAGAAGCCGATAAAGTTATGCTCACAGATGCTCCACTCCTCTTTCCTCCTGGCCAG TTGGCGTTGGCTGCTTTGCGTATTGCAAATGGGGTTCTTGAAGTGGTTGACTTTGATAG GTACCTAGAGAACATTGTTTCTCAACCGAACTCTGAGCACACGACTTCAGAGCTCATAAAATTACTTGATGAAATTGAATATTTG GTAAAGAACTATAAGTACCCAAGTGAAAAGGACATGAAGCATATCAACAGGAAGCTAAAATCTTGTCTAGGACATAGTTCTTCACATGACGA GAGTAAGAAACGGGAGAAGAGATCGAAGCACAAGTCGCATAGGAACTCCAGTGATACACCAAAGGGTCCACCGATAGGTTGA